Genomic segment of Aureibacillus halotolerans:
TCCTTAGAAGAATTGAGAGACTGGCTTATCACGCATCAGCCGGACGCATTGTACATTTGGTTCAAACAAGAAAGAGAGCTTTTTGATGCAGTTCCATCTCGAGAACGATTTAAGTGGGTGTATCAAATCGTCTTAACACATCAACCCGTTCCATTGGAAAAGTTAATTCGTGCAGGAAAAACAAAAGGATTAACAGCTGAGGCAACAACGGTCATTGTTGATGTGTTTGAAGAGCTTGGGTTGTTCGCTGCAAGCAACGATGTTCTTGAAGTGACAAAGTCTCAAGAAAAAAAGGACATTAATGAATCAGCAAAACTGCAAGCCTATAAAACGTTGTTAGAAACAGGGGAATGGCTAAGCACGGCTGGTATGGACGAGCTATGGCTGTGGGGAAATGACATTTTAGAAAACAACCAACGGGTTGAGGAGGTCTCCATATGAATTACAAAGACTTTATAACAGTCGTTGAGGATTACCCGAAAAAAGGGATACGCTTCAAGGATATTACGACATTAATGGATAATGGTGAGGCCTATCGTCAGGCGACAAATGACATCGTTGCATATGCTGAAAAGCAGGGCGTGGATGTGATTGTAGGTCCAGAGGCACGGGGGTTTATTATTGGCTGTCCAGTCGCTTACGCTCTTGGCGTTGGCTTTGCTCCAGTAAGAAAAGAAGGCAAGTTGCCAAGAGAAACGATTAAGGTCGAATATGATTTGGAATACGGCACAAGTGTTTTAACCCTTCATCAAGATGCCATCCGTCCTGGTCAACGTGTGCTGATTACAGACGATCTGTTAGCCACTGGCGGAACAATCAAAGCGACGATTGAACTCGTTGAGAAACTTGGGGGAGTTGTCGTCGGACTCGCCTTTCTCATTGAACTTGATTACTTAAACGGTCGAGACAAGCTGGACGGCTATCCAATTATGTCGCTAATGAACTATCAATAAAAATACAAAAGTGCTTCTTTAAGTGATCTCGATTCGTCAAGACCACAGCAAAGAAGCACTTTTTTTATGTGTTGAATGGATATCGAGACAGAGACAAATAAAAAACAAATTAAGCAGAAACAAACATCAGCGTAGTCAAAATACGTAGACTCCAGCGGCAAAGCAAACACGACGAAGTCATTTTGAGTCGATGTTGCACTTGTACCCTTTAGGGTGGAACAGCGCGAGCTGAAGATCCCGGAGGAAAGCAAGATTCCAAGGAAGCTGAAGCCGTGCCAGGCGGCAAAGAAATCACGACGAGGTCTTAACGAGTCGATGATGCACTTGTACCCTTTAGGGTGAAAGCGAAGTATTTTGACGAAGCGATCGTGTTTTCTTTAAACCTGAAGGGCACAAGTGTAAATTGTTTTTTTACGGAAGTTGCAACAAATAAATCATTATTCTAAGAACGTATATTCT
This window contains:
- a CDS encoding adenine phosphoribosyltransferase, with product MNYKDFITVVEDYPKKGIRFKDITTLMDNGEAYRQATNDIVAYAEKQGVDVIVGPEARGFIIGCPVAYALGVGFAPVRKEGKLPRETIKVEYDLEYGTSVLTLHQDAIRPGQRVLITDDLLATGGTIKATIELVEKLGGVVVGLAFLIELDYLNGRDKLDGYPIMSLMNYQ